AAGCGACTCTGTGAGCGCCGCCAAATTATCGGAGACCTTGTTAAAATTCCCCTGGTTGTCGGCAAGGGTCTTGGTGAACGCCTCGAGGTTCTTTACTATGTGCCACATGGGTGACGTCTGGTCCCCTGCGATCATCTCCTTCAGCGAGCTTGAAACGGCCTTGACGTCGCCTGCTATGGAATTGAACTGGGTGAGGAGTATGTTCACGTCGCCTGATTGACCCGCGTATTCAATGTCACTGCCATTTTTAAGCGGCACCAGAGGAGAATAACCCGGAATGATCTCAACCACCACATCGCCCAAGAAGCCCTTGGCCCTGACCATCGCCTTTGAATCGGGCGGAAGAGAGACGTCGCCGTCTATCTTTAAGGTAAGCATCGCCATCCTGGAATCGACGAGCTCTATATCCTTTACCTTTCCTATCTTGATGCCCGCTATCTCGACAGGTGTCTTTGGCCTGATCCCGATGGCGCTATCTATTGTAAGCTTGATCTCGTAACCGCTGGAAAAAATAAAAGAGCGGCTTCCGACCTTTACCGTGATAAAACCGATGAGGAAAAGAGCAACAAGCGCGAATATTCCAACTCTTGCTTCAGAACTTATGTTCATAACGTGTTCTTTTATACTCCAATGAACTTTCTGACAAAGGGGTCACGGCTCTCTTTAAGCCTTTGCGGTGGTCCCGCCTCAACTATCTTTCCTTCGTGAAGCATCGCTATCTGATCCGCCACAGTAAAAGCCGAAGCAATATCGTGGCTTATGACCACCGAAGTGATTTTCAGCTTTTGTTGCATGTCTAGTATCAAATTGTCAACAGAATCAGTCATAATTGGGTCTAGCCCTGTGGTTGGCTCGTCATATAACATGGTCTCCGGTTGCAGGATTATGGCGCGCGCAAGCCCCACCCTCTTTCTCATACCGCCTGAGAGTTCAGAAGGCATCTTGTGGTCGATATTTTTAAGCCCCACAAGTTCCAGTTTTTCGTGAACTATTCGTTTGATCTCCGACGGGGAAAGTTTTTTGTGCTCGACGAGCGGAAAGGCAACGTTGTCAAAGACATTAAGCGAATCAAGGAGGGCCGCCCCCTGAAAGAGCATACCGAACTTCTTTCTTATGTTCACAAGTTGCACGGGCGAAAGATTCGAAAGGTCAATTCCGTCCACAAAGACCTTACCGGAATCAGGTTTTAAAAGACCTATCATATGTTTTAGAAGGACCGATTTGCCGACACCGCTGGCACCTATAACGACCGTTATCTTGCCTTTCGGGATATCGAGCGTAACGCCGTCCAAGACCTTCTGTCCGCCGAACTTCTTATGTACGTTGACCAGTTTTATCATCTTAGACTGTTCCCCTTCCGAAATATTCAAGTATCCATGTGGTAAGGAAATAGTCGGTGACGAGGACCACCACCGAAGAGACAACGACCGCTCGCGTGGTTGCGTTACCCACACCTTTCGCGCCTCCCTTTGTCATAAAACCGTTGTAACAGCTGATGATCGATATCAGAAAGCCGAAGACCCCGGCCTTAATGAGGCCTCCTATAAAATCCCTGACATCGACATAATGATAGAGCCTCTCAAAGAATGCGGAGTGCGGGATCTCCAAAAGATGGACACCAACGATCCACGC
This region of Deltaproteobacteria bacterium CG11_big_fil_rev_8_21_14_0_20_49_13 genomic DNA includes:
- a CDS encoding ABC transporter ATP-binding protein; this translates as MIKLVNVHKKFGGQKVLDGVTLDIPKGKITVVIGASGVGKSVLLKHMIGLLKPDSGKVFVDGIDLSNLSPVQLVNIRKKFGMLFQGAALLDSLNVFDNVAFPLVEHKKLSPSEIKRIVHEKLELVGLKNIDHKMPSELSGGMRKRVGLARAIILQPETMLYDEPTTGLDPIMTDSVDNLILDMQQKLKITSVVISHDIASAFTVADQIAMLHEGKIVEAGPPQRLKESRDPFVRKFIGV